One Qipengyuania gaetbuli genomic region harbors:
- a CDS encoding ATP-binding protein encodes MATQPLRPSLTGWSRRIDLRMLLAALLGFAGFALLAYASIDLTRGSGRIAVVWLPNAIAVAVLLRARISNERVFLLALFAGNLVANRIVGDEIFTALALSLANVVEIWIAVEIVRKLAGPRPRMGDTDELMRFVFGACLTAPLASATIASLALSGGEATLAGLLQWAASDALSMIIIAPSVLVFWDALESPRWPTAREVLEWTFLTTLGTGVTLVVFLQTAYPLLFLVPPVIVCHAFRLGVLGTAFSVLKVATIALVCTQAGTGPINLMPMPLYAQLLVLEAFLASSVLVGFPVAAILSTRERLLREVREGKKQMALLADNITDAILRYDLEGVCTYASPSTRHVLGADPREFVGRRTSERVHPEARKAIAAAQERLLSGSSRSERFTYRRFLDDTAGEAVYIEADCALALDSATGEREGIIVSARDVTKRVALERKLKRATRHAENAARAKAQFLANMSHEIRTPMNGVLGFADLLTRLELDPEAARYADLISRSGRSMMMLLNDILDISKIESGQLVINYEDFDLPVLIDDCVRLHMDGAGQKGIALTLSCPPDIPHLLRGDPLRLRQILLNLVGNAVKFTEKGRVDISVRVEGSNLVIDVEDSGIGIAPDRIDNIFDPFVQEEASTTRRFGGTGLGLAISRQLAEILGGSLGVDSMPGVGSRFSLRVPLEQAKGAVPGPHPKERRAGQVQAPKANGRILLAEDHDINRMLVAAMLEDLGQRVRIAHDGAEAIAAVLDAADSGDPFDIVLMDIQMPGCDGYTATREIRRSGITPGDLPIIALTANAFPEDIAAALESGMQAHLAKPLVFEELAASLARWLPVSIVPDVAATSGQPGNSVPATGHSPEMQERWLARRTEAIEAVAAAVEEDVLEGVRVEELARTVHKLAGTAGIFGEERLGEKAAALERALRSNVEPLVRRKLAEELLAAA; translated from the coding sequence ATGGCAACGCAACCACTGCGCCCCTCGCTGACGGGCTGGAGTCGCCGCATCGATTTGCGCATGCTTTTGGCCGCCCTGCTGGGCTTCGCGGGGTTCGCCCTGCTCGCCTATGCCAGCATCGACCTGACGCGCGGGTCCGGGCGGATCGCCGTCGTCTGGCTGCCGAATGCGATAGCCGTCGCGGTCCTATTGCGCGCCCGCATTTCCAACGAGCGCGTGTTCCTGCTTGCGCTGTTCGCGGGTAATCTGGTGGCCAACCGGATCGTCGGGGACGAGATATTCACTGCGCTGGCTCTCTCCCTCGCCAATGTCGTGGAGATCTGGATCGCGGTCGAAATCGTTCGCAAGCTGGCCGGTCCCCGTCCCCGGATGGGCGACACCGACGAGTTGATGCGCTTTGTATTCGGAGCCTGCCTTACAGCGCCGCTGGCTTCGGCGACTATCGCATCGCTGGCGCTGTCGGGCGGAGAGGCGACGCTTGCCGGGCTGCTGCAATGGGCCGCGTCCGATGCGCTGTCGATGATCATCATCGCGCCCTCTGTGCTGGTCTTCTGGGACGCGCTGGAAAGCCCGCGCTGGCCAACCGCCCGCGAGGTCCTCGAATGGACGTTTCTGACCACGCTTGGCACCGGTGTGACGCTGGTGGTCTTCCTGCAGACCGCCTACCCGCTGCTGTTCCTCGTGCCGCCGGTCATCGTCTGCCACGCTTTCCGCCTGGGCGTGCTTGGGACGGCTTTCTCGGTCCTGAAGGTGGCGACCATCGCGCTGGTCTGCACGCAGGCTGGCACAGGTCCGATCAATCTCATGCCCATGCCGCTCTACGCCCAGCTTCTGGTTCTCGAGGCATTTCTGGCCTCCTCGGTTCTTGTCGGCTTCCCGGTCGCCGCCATCCTTTCGACCCGCGAGCGGCTGCTGCGCGAGGTGCGCGAGGGCAAGAAGCAGATGGCACTGCTGGCGGACAACATCACCGATGCGATACTGCGATACGATTTGGAGGGCGTATGCACCTACGCCTCTCCCTCGACCCGCCACGTGCTTGGCGCGGACCCGCGCGAATTCGTCGGACGGCGCACGTCGGAGCGCGTCCATCCCGAAGCGCGCAAGGCTATCGCCGCAGCGCAGGAGCGGCTGCTGTCAGGAAGCAGTAGGAGCGAACGGTTCACCTATCGTCGTTTCCTCGACGATACGGCCGGAGAGGCCGTCTACATTGAAGCGGACTGCGCGCTGGCGCTGGATAGTGCGACGGGGGAACGCGAGGGCATCATTGTCTCGGCGCGCGACGTGACCAAGCGCGTCGCGCTGGAAAGGAAGTTGAAGCGCGCGACCCGCCATGCGGAAAACGCCGCGCGGGCGAAGGCGCAGTTCCTCGCAAACATGAGCCACGAGATCCGCACCCCCATGAACGGCGTGCTGGGTTTCGCGGACCTCCTCACCCGCTTGGAACTCGATCCGGAAGCCGCCCGCTATGCCGATCTCATTTCGCGTTCCGGCCGTTCGATGATGATGCTGCTGAACGATATCCTCGATATCTCGAAGATCGAATCCGGACAGCTGGTCATCAATTACGAGGACTTCGACCTGCCGGTCCTGATCGACGACTGCGTCAGGCTGCATATGGATGGCGCCGGCCAGAAAGGCATCGCGCTGACACTGTCCTGTCCGCCGGACATACCGCACCTCCTGCGCGGCGACCCGCTGCGCCTGCGCCAGATCTTGCTCAACCTCGTCGGCAATGCGGTGAAGTTCACCGAGAAAGGGCGGGTGGATATCTCGGTCCGGGTCGAAGGTTCGAACCTCGTGATCGATGTCGAAGACAGCGGGATCGGGATCGCCCCCGACCGGATCGACAATATCTTCGATCCGTTCGTCCAGGAGGAGGCGAGCACGACGCGCAGGTTCGGCGGGACCGGCCTTGGCCTCGCCATTTCGCGGCAACTTGCCGAAATTCTCGGCGGATCGCTGGGAGTGGATTCGATGCCTGGCGTCGGCTCGCGCTTTTCGCTGCGGGTGCCGCTGGAACAGGCCAAGGGCGCAGTGCCCGGTCCGCATCCGAAAGAACGGCGGGCCGGGCAAGTGCAGGCCCCAAAGGCGAACGGCCGCATCCTGCTGGCCGAAGATCACGACATCAACCGGATGCTCGTCGCTGCGATGCTCGAGGACCTGGGACAGAGGGTGCGCATCGCGCATGACGGTGCCGAGGCCATTGCGGCCGTGCTCGATGCAGCGGACAGCGGCGATCCCTTCGACATCGTGCTGATGGATATCCAGATGCCGGGCTGCGACGGCTATACTGCAACGCGCGAAATCCGCCGGAGCGGGATCACGCCGGGCGACCTGCCGATCATCGCGCTCACCGCAAACGCCTTTCCCGAAGACATCGCTGCGGCGCTGGAATCGGGGATGCAGGCCCACCTTGCAAAACCGCTCGTATTCGAGGAGCTGGCCGCATCGCTTGCCCGCTGGCTGCCGGTGAGCATCGTGCCTGACGTTGCCGCGACCTCGGGGCAGCCCGGAAACAGCGTGCCCGCGACCGGGCACTCACCCGAAATGCAGGAACGCTGGCTCGCGCGCCGCACTGAAGCGATCGAAGCGGTCGCCGCTGCGGTGGAAGAAGACGTTCTCGAAGGCGTCCGGGTCGAGGAACTGGCCCGCACGGTGCACAAGCTTGCCGGCACTGCAGGCATATTCGGCGAAGAAAGGCTGGGTGAAAAGGCGGCGGCGCTGGAACGTGCCCTGCGCTCCAATGTGGAGCCGCTCGTTCGGCGCAAGCTGGCCGAAGAACTGCTCGCGGCGGCCTGA
- a CDS encoding energy transducer TonB has protein sequence MGIFYALIRALAPGVVATVEREVVSAFTVTVTAPEEETPEVEPQPDEGAQGDPGREAVPQPVTAPTPRRQVREDRPVPRASSTGTATDSGATQSGDGTGAAGSGLGTGAGRGGGGQGGVAATKPVLVRAITDASAFPVPPGGREARIGKSVIVKLTVSAEGRAVTCSIYRASPFPETDATVCRLALDQLRFEPARNAEGQPVSAPFYYQQRFFN, from the coding sequence TTGGGAATCTTCTACGCACTAATACGTGCCCTGGCGCCGGGCGTCGTCGCCACGGTGGAGCGCGAGGTCGTCTCTGCCTTCACGGTGACCGTCACCGCGCCGGAAGAGGAAACGCCCGAGGTCGAGCCGCAACCGGACGAGGGCGCGCAGGGTGATCCTGGTCGCGAGGCGGTGCCGCAGCCGGTAACCGCGCCAACGCCGCGCCGGCAGGTGCGCGAGGACCGGCCCGTGCCGCGCGCCTCCTCGACCGGAACCGCGACCGATTCAGGCGCAACCCAATCGGGCGATGGCACCGGTGCTGCCGGAAGCGGTCTTGGCACGGGTGCGGGACGCGGCGGCGGCGGGCAGGGCGGCGTCGCTGCGACGAAGCCGGTGCTGGTCCGTGCGATCACGGACGCCAGTGCCTTTCCCGTCCCGCCCGGCGGGCGCGAGGCGCGGATCGGGAAGTCCGTGATCGTGAAGCTGACCGTGTCGGCGGAAGGCCGCGCAGTGACCTGTTCGATCTACCGCGCCAGCCCGTTCCCGGAAACCGATGCGACTGTGTGCCGACTGGCGCTGGACCAGCTGCGGTTCGAACCCGCGCGCAATGCCGAAGGCCAGCCGGTATCGGCGCCCTTCTATTACCAGCAGCGGTTCTTCAACTAG
- a CDS encoding polyhydroxyalkanoic acid system family protein produces MRVPIAHELPKEEVRRRLSDHSHEIAEVVPGGMADVTVSWANEDTMNVDVTTMGQTLKSRVLVEDNQVVFEVDIPLALSFVEPMIKGAIKSKGEKLLAPPKA; encoded by the coding sequence ATGCGCGTCCCGATCGCCCACGAACTTCCCAAGGAGGAAGTCCGCCGCCGCCTGTCCGACCACAGTCACGAAATCGCCGAGGTCGTGCCCGGCGGCATGGCCGACGTGACCGTGTCATGGGCCAACGAGGACACGATGAACGTCGATGTCACGACCATGGGCCAAACGCTCAAGTCGCGCGTGCTGGTGGAAGACAACCAGGTCGTGTTCGAGGTGGATATCCCGCTCGCGCTGTCCTTCGTCGAACCGATGATCAAGGGCGCGATCAAGAGCAAGGGCGAGAAGTTGCTCGCCCCGCCCAAGGCCTAG
- a CDS encoding toxic anion resistance protein, translated as MSDEKPQAAAAPSAAKPAATATMAPPEFDLTPPDPVPAVAPEKAAGLVPVSDEVKSKLETKVDGFVADLIAQDANSPEFGKKVDQLTNMGRKEIMAAAGMSNRFLDRPVRAMDKDEGVGANLAELRRVVEDLDPGKRGKLSGTRKFLGIIPFGNKLTNYFRSYQSAQTHIQSILLNLASGKDELIMDNAAIDVERQKLWEAMGNLEQMIHISNTLDQKLEEKAAELDATDPAKAKAVRETALFYVRQRTQDLLTQMAVSVQGYLALDLVKKNNVELVKGVDRASTTTVGALRTAVTVAEAMTNQRLVLGQITALNETTAGIIDSTSTMLRDQTGKIHEQAAASTIPLETLQRAFQNIYDTMDEVDAFKLRALDSMKQTVTLLTSEVEKSKGYIARAEGQAQAQKQVAESGLLSIEG; from the coding sequence ATGAGTGACGAAAAACCTCAGGCAGCCGCCGCTCCGTCCGCAGCCAAGCCCGCCGCCACGGCGACCATGGCTCCGCCCGAATTCGACCTGACGCCGCCCGATCCGGTGCCGGCCGTCGCGCCCGAGAAGGCCGCCGGGCTCGTTCCCGTGTCGGACGAGGTGAAGAGCAAGCTCGAAACCAAGGTCGACGGCTTCGTCGCCGACCTCATCGCGCAGGACGCCAATTCGCCCGAATTCGGCAAGAAGGTCGACCAGCTCACCAACATGGGCCGCAAGGAAATCATGGCGGCCGCCGGCATGTCCAACCGCTTCCTCGACCGCCCCGTGCGCGCGATGGACAAGGACGAAGGCGTGGGCGCCAACCTCGCCGAACTGCGCCGCGTGGTGGAAGATCTCGATCCGGGCAAGCGCGGCAAGCTGTCGGGAACGCGCAAGTTCCTCGGCATCATTCCCTTCGGCAACAAGCTGACGAATTATTTCCGCTCGTACCAGAGCGCGCAGACGCACATCCAGTCGATCCTCCTGAACCTTGCCAGCGGCAAGGACGAGCTGATCATGGACAATGCCGCGATCGACGTCGAACGGCAGAAGCTGTGGGAGGCGATGGGCAATCTGGAACAGATGATCCACATCTCCAACACGCTGGACCAGAAGCTGGAAGAAAAGGCCGCCGAACTCGACGCGACCGATCCGGCCAAGGCCAAGGCCGTGCGCGAGACTGCGCTGTTCTATGTCCGCCAGCGCACGCAGGATCTGCTCACCCAGATGGCGGTGAGCGTGCAAGGCTATCTCGCTCTCGACCTCGTCAAGAAGAACAATGTCGAGCTGGTGAAGGGCGTCGACCGCGCCAGCACCACCACCGTCGGCGCGCTGCGCACGGCTGTGACGGTCGCGGAGGCGATGACCAACCAGCGCCTCGTGCTGGGCCAGATCACCGCGCTCAACGAAACGACTGCCGGCATCATCGACTCCACCAGCACCATGCTGCGCGACCAGACCGGCAAGATCCACGAACAAGCCGCCGCCAGCACCATCCCGCTGGAAACGCTCCAGCGCGCCTTCCAGAACATCTACGACACGATGGACGAGGTCGATGCCTTCAAGCTGCGCGCGCTCGACAGCATGAAGCAGACCGTGACCCTGCTAACGAGCGAGGTCGAGAAGTCGAAGGGGTATATCGCACGCGCCGAAGGGCAGGCCCAGGCGCAGAAGCAGGTCGCTGAAAGCGGCCTGCTGAGCATCGAGGGCTGA
- a CDS encoding fatty acyl-AMP ligase, with the protein MTDAALTPTPNDCDLPRRRADFDTFNEAVDYAARSEKGLNFHDMRGDLVRPYPFSEMREDALKFARQLVAAGIGKEDRVALIAETCPEFAALFCACTYVGAWPVPLPLPTGFGGKEGYIDQLSVQLQSSDPKMLIYPGEIEEMAQAAAERQRCEGQSWQDFSQRPDPECELPEARPDDICYLQYSSGSTRFPTGVAVTHRALLHNLFGHSTGVDLGVNDRVVSWLPWYHDMGLVGCLLSPIANQASVDYLKTEHFARRPLAWLDLISRNKGNTLSYSPTFGYDICARRISSQSHVGDRFDLSRWRTAGNGADMIRPDVMQSFVNAFAQAGFKASAFTPSYGLAEATLAVTVMPPGEGIRVELVEEERLSGRPRNLDNPARYRAIVNCGKALPGMEVEIRDENGKAKGDHQIGKVWCRGTSVMHSYFRNEEATNECLVDGWLDTGDMGYLADGYLFIVGRAKDMIIINGKNLWPQDIEWAVEQLPGFNHGDIAAFSIETENGEEAPAVLVHCRVSDPEEQVRLRDQIADKVRGVTGMSCVVELVPPRTLPRTSSGKLSRAKAKRLYLAGEIQPLDLAA; encoded by the coding sequence ATGACCGACGCCGCATTGACGCCGACGCCCAATGACTGCGACCTGCCGAGGCGCAGGGCCGATTTCGACACCTTCAACGAGGCGGTCGATTACGCTGCGCGCAGCGAAAAAGGACTCAATTTTCACGATATGCGCGGCGACCTCGTGCGCCCCTATCCCTTCAGCGAGATGCGCGAAGACGCGCTGAAGTTCGCGCGCCAGCTGGTCGCTGCCGGCATCGGCAAGGAAGACCGCGTCGCGCTGATCGCGGAAACCTGCCCCGAATTCGCCGCCCTGTTCTGCGCCTGCACCTATGTCGGCGCCTGGCCGGTCCCGCTGCCCCTGCCCACCGGCTTCGGCGGCAAGGAAGGCTATATCGACCAGCTGTCGGTCCAGCTGCAGAGCAGCGATCCCAAGATGCTGATCTATCCCGGCGAGATCGAGGAGATGGCGCAGGCCGCTGCCGAACGGCAGCGCTGCGAAGGCCAGAGCTGGCAGGACTTCAGCCAGCGCCCCGACCCGGAATGCGAACTGCCCGAAGCCCGGCCCGACGACATCTGCTACTTGCAGTATTCGTCCGGCTCGACACGCTTCCCCACCGGCGTTGCGGTCACCCACCGCGCGCTGCTGCACAATCTCTTCGGCCATTCGACCGGCGTGGACCTCGGCGTCAACGACCGCGTGGTCAGCTGGCTGCCGTGGTACCATGACATGGGCCTCGTCGGCTGCCTGCTCTCGCCGATCGCGAACCAGGCATCGGTCGACTATCTCAAGACCGAACACTTCGCCCGCCGCCCGCTGGCGTGGCTCGACCTCATCAGCCGCAACAAGGGCAACACGCTCAGCTATTCGCCGACCTTCGGCTACGACATCTGCGCGCGCCGCATCTCCAGCCAGAGCCACGTGGGCGACCGCTTCGACCTGTCGCGCTGGCGCACGGCGGGCAATGGCGCGGACATGATCCGCCCCGACGTGATGCAGAGCTTCGTCAATGCCTTTGCGCAGGCCGGTTTCAAGGCCAGCGCCTTCACGCCCAGCTACGGCCTTGCCGAAGCGACGCTGGCGGTCACCGTCATGCCGCCTGGCGAAGGTATCCGCGTCGAACTGGTCGAGGAAGAACGCCTGTCGGGCCGTCCGCGCAATCTCGACAATCCGGCGCGCTATCGCGCCATCGTCAATTGCGGCAAGGCCCTGCCCGGCATGGAAGTCGAAATCCGCGACGAAAACGGCAAGGCCAAGGGCGACCACCAGATCGGCAAGGTCTGGTGCCGCGGCACCAGTGTCATGCATTCCTACTTCCGCAACGAGGAAGCGACCAACGAGTGCCTCGTGGACGGCTGGCTCGACACGGGCGACATGGGCTATCTTGCCGATGGCTACCTGTTCATCGTCGGCCGCGCGAAGGACATGATCATCATCAACGGCAAGAACCTCTGGCCGCAGGATATCGAATGGGCGGTCGAACAGCTGCCCGGCTTCAACCACGGCGACATCGCCGCCTTCTCGATCGAGACCGAGAACGGCGAGGAAGCGCCTGCCGTGCTGGTCCATTGCCGCGTGTCCGATCCGGAAGAGCAGGTCCGCCTGCGCGACCAGATCGCCGACAAGGTTCGCGGCGTCACGGGCATGAGCTGCGTCGTCGAACTGGTTCCGCCGCGCACGCTGCCGCGCACCAGCTCGGGCAAGCTCAGTCGTGCAAAAGCCAAGCGGCTTTACCTCGCCGGCGAAATCCAGCCGCTCGACCTGGCGGCCTGA
- a CDS encoding regulatory protein RecX, with amino-acid sequence MVERNATSRRSRRTPKPLDRTRLNDLALAYVARFATSAGKLRTYLNRKLRERGWDGDEGPDVDGLVGKFVDRGYVDDRGFGRMKASGLLARGYGARRVDETLRSAGLDEGLRDELAPAEREARQAAISLARRRRFGPFGVGHEDEPVEERHKRREKQLAAMVRAGHTFAHAQAVLSARDESALDEWLEEGE; translated from the coding sequence ATGGTTGAACGTAACGCAACATCGCGGCGAAGTCGTCGCACGCCCAAACCGCTCGACCGCACGCGCCTGAACGATCTCGCGCTGGCCTATGTCGCGCGGTTCGCCACCAGCGCGGGCAAGCTGCGCACCTATCTCAATCGCAAGCTGCGCGAACGCGGCTGGGACGGCGATGAAGGCCCCGATGTTGATGGACTGGTCGGGAAATTCGTCGATCGCGGCTATGTCGACGATCGCGGGTTCGGACGAATGAAGGCCAGCGGCCTGCTCGCCCGCGGCTATGGCGCACGGCGGGTGGACGAGACGCTACGGTCGGCGGGTCTCGACGAGGGGCTGCGCGACGAGCTCGCTCCGGCCGAACGCGAGGCGCGGCAGGCGGCCATATCGCTTGCCAGGCGGCGCCGATTCGGCCCCTTCGGTGTCGGCCACGAAGACGAACCGGTGGAAGAGCGCCACAAGCGGCGCGAAAAGCAGCTTGCGGCGATGGTCCGTGCAGGCCACACCTTCGCCCATGCGCAGGCGGTACTGTCCGCCCGCGACGAAAGCGCTCTCGACGAATGGCTCGAAGAGGGCGAATAA
- a CDS encoding DUF192 domain-containing protein yields MKFRSALICALPLALMACAQQGTANEPAPSASQQAQDEVHPISGLKIIPVTVTKGKVKHVFRAELADSREAQGKGLMFRTELPDDAAMIFPSVPQTARSFWMKNTPLPLDIIFIGTDGRILNIAAMTEPYSLESVYSDGLTSGVLEIRGGLAAELGIGPGDLVEW; encoded by the coding sequence ATGAAATTCCGCTCCGCGCTGATCTGTGCACTCCCGCTGGCGCTGATGGCCTGCGCCCAGCAGGGCACGGCAAACGAGCCGGCACCTTCGGCCTCGCAGCAGGCGCAGGACGAAGTGCATCCGATCTCCGGCCTCAAGATCATCCCGGTCACCGTGACCAAGGGCAAGGTGAAGCACGTCTTCCGCGCCGAACTGGCCGATTCGCGCGAGGCGCAGGGCAAGGGGCTGATGTTCCGCACCGAACTGCCCGACGATGCTGCGATGATCTTCCCCAGCGTGCCGCAGACCGCGCGCAGCTTCTGGATGAAGAACACGCCGCTGCCGCTCGACATCATTTTCATCGGCACCGACGGGCGCATCCTCAACATCGCCGCCATGACCGAACCCTATTCGCTCGAATCGGTCTATTCGGACGGGCTCACCAGCGGCGTGCTGGAAATCCGCGGCGGCCTGGCGGCCGAACTCGGCATCGGGCCGGGCGATCTCGTCGAATGGTAG
- a CDS encoding NADH:ubiquinone oxidoreductase subunit NDUFA12, with product MSVLGKIFTWWDGATIGTMLWSSRNGEHVGTDAQGNKYYRSKKRGEGQRERRWVIYAGTNDASRVPAEWHGWLHGSGDDVPESFLPAPRIWEADYTPNATGTASAYRPQGALERGGKRAAAVGDYEAWSPDA from the coding sequence ATGAGCGTACTCGGAAAGATCTTCACCTGGTGGGACGGTGCCACCATCGGCACCATGCTGTGGTCCTCGCGCAACGGCGAACACGTCGGAACCGACGCGCAGGGCAACAAGTACTACCGTTCGAAGAAGCGCGGCGAAGGCCAGCGCGAACGCCGCTGGGTGATCTACGCCGGCACCAACGATGCCAGCCGCGTGCCGGCCGAATGGCACGGCTGGCTGCACGGTTCGGGTGACGACGTGCCGGAAAGCTTCCTGCCCGCGCCGCGCATCTGGGAAGCCGATTACACGCCGAATGCCACCGGCACCGCCTCTGCATACCGTCCGCAGGGCGCGCTCGAACGCGGCGGCAAGCGCGCCGCCGCCGTCGGCGATTACGAAGCCTGGTCGCCGGACGCCTGA
- a CDS encoding DUF2155 domain-containing protein: protein MLRAGAILCSLALLAACSQDPPEPEAVSTEIPDELKRVELPKVEAAAEAAIGTPMEDRVATIGLLNKRNNETRELELKPGQQQRVGSVIVRLSACERTAPWEMSQETGAFVQVLVLDRGSENQFRKIFSGWLFKNSPSLNVVEHPIYDIWVKDCAMEFPGEE from the coding sequence GTGCTCCGCGCCGGTGCGATCCTTTGCAGCCTGGCCTTGCTGGCTGCCTGTTCGCAGGACCCGCCCGAGCCGGAAGCTGTCAGCACTGAAATTCCCGACGAGCTGAAGCGCGTCGAACTGCCCAAGGTCGAAGCCGCCGCTGAAGCCGCGATCGGCACGCCGATGGAAGACCGGGTCGCGACGATCGGCCTGCTCAACAAGCGTAACAACGAGACCCGCGAGCTCGAACTGAAGCCCGGCCAGCAGCAGCGCGTGGGCAGCGTGATCGTGCGCCTTTCGGCTTGCGAGCGCACCGCGCCGTGGGAAATGTCGCAGGAAACCGGCGCTTTCGTGCAGGTCCTCGTCCTCGACCGGGGCAGCGAGAACCAGTTCCGCAAGATCTTTTCGGGCTGGCTGTTCAAGAACTCGCCCAGCCTGAACGTGGTCGAGCACCCGATCTACGACATCTGGGTCAAGGACTGCGCGATGGAATTCCCGGGCGAGGAATGA
- the aat gene encoding leucyl/phenylalanyl-tRNA--protein transferase, with protein MHAPVPELIPVELLLHAYRSGIFPMADHRGDREVYWVEPRERAIIPLGGFRFSKSLRKVVKQDRFRVTCDHDFRAVIAACAEPREEHAESWISYQIESSYIALHEAGHAHSIEVWDDGALVGGLYGVAFDRVFCGESMFSRTDNASKTALAWLVAAMREAGYALLDCQFMTDHLATMGAVALPQSAYLEKLREARGPASGSIPRAVAAANAHSSPGNSIAQSLTQMS; from the coding sequence ATGCATGCCCCCGTGCCCGAACTGATCCCTGTCGAGCTGCTGCTGCACGCCTATCGCAGCGGCATCTTCCCCATGGCCGACCACCGCGGAGACCGCGAGGTGTACTGGGTCGAACCGCGCGAGCGCGCGATCATCCCGCTGGGCGGCTTCCGTTTCTCCAAGAGCCTGCGCAAGGTAGTGAAACAGGACCGCTTCCGCGTGACCTGCGACCACGATTTCCGCGCGGTCATCGCCGCCTGCGCCGAGCCGCGCGAGGAACACGCGGAAAGCTGGATCAGCTACCAGATCGAATCGAGCTACATTGCGCTGCACGAGGCAGGCCATGCCCATTCCATCGAGGTGTGGGACGACGGCGCGCTGGTCGGCGGGCTCTACGGCGTGGCCTTCGACCGGGTGTTCTGCGGCGAGAGCATGTTCAGCCGCACCGACAATGCCAGCAAGACCGCGCTGGCCTGGCTGGTCGCGGCCATGCGCGAGGCGGGTTATGCGCTGCTCGACTGCCAGTTCATGACTGACCACCTGGCAACCATGGGGGCGGTGGCCCTGCCCCAGTCGGCCTATCTGGAGAAATTGCGCGAGGCGCGCGGTCCCGCGTCAGGATCGATACCGCGGGCCGTGGCCGCGGCGAACGCTCATTCCTCGCCCGGGAATTCCATCGCGCAGTCCTTGACCCAGATGTCGTAG
- a CDS encoding LOG family protein → MTEEEKQKRGIQDRKFYAAEQEAKFEKKGLEVHTPQTEHPSYKLAFQDKDFLLREELRPVRFQLELLKPEMILDEAGIGSTLVMYGSARIPPPEAVETALEGAKDLPEEDRKVVESLVAKSKYYTEALKLAKLATEKSIIENGKRQFVVCSGGGPSIMEAANRGASEAGGESIGLNIILPHEQAPNQYVTPYLSLNFHYFALRKMHFLLRARAVAVFPGGFGTFDEFFELLTLIQTGKMKPIPILLFGKDFWTRVVNFEAIAEEGTISKKDLELFRWCETAEEAWEYLCDFYNLGC, encoded by the coding sequence ATGACAGAAGAAGAAAAGCAAAAGCGCGGCATCCAGGACCGCAAGTTCTACGCGGCCGAACAGGAAGCCAAGTTCGAGAAGAAGGGCCTCGAGGTCCACACGCCGCAGACCGAACACCCCAGTTACAAGCTCGCTTTCCAGGACAAGGACTTCCTCCTGCGCGAGGAATTGCGGCCGGTCCGCTTCCAGCTCGAACTGCTCAAGCCCGAGATGATTCTCGACGAGGCAGGCATTGGCTCGACGCTGGTGATGTACGGCAGCGCCCGCATCCCCCCGCCCGAAGCTGTCGAAACCGCGCTCGAAGGCGCGAAGGACCTGCCCGAGGAAGACCGCAAGGTGGTCGAGAGCCTTGTGGCGAAGTCCAAATATTATACCGAGGCGCTCAAGCTGGCGAAGCTGGCGACGGAAAAGTCGATCATCGAGAACGGCAAGCGCCAGTTCGTCGTCTGCTCGGGCGGCGGCCCCTCGATCATGGAAGCGGCCAATCGCGGTGCGAGCGAGGCGGGCGGGGAATCCATCGGCCTCAACATCATCCTGCCGCACGAACAGGCGCCCAACCAGTATGTGACGCCCTATCTGTCGCTCAACTTCCACTATTTCGCGCTGCGCAAGATGCACTTCCTGCTGCGTGCGCGGGCGGTGGCCGTTTTCCCGGGCGGGTTCGGCACGTTCGACGAATTCTTCGAGTTGCTGACCCTGATCCAGACCGGCAAGATGAAGCCGATCCCGATCCTCTTGTTCGGCAAGGATTTCTGGACGCGGGTGGTGAACTTCGAAGCCATCGCGGAAGAAGGCACGATCTCGAAGAAGGATCTCGAGCTGTTCCGCTGGTGCGAAACCGCGGAAGAGGCGTGGGAATACCTCTGCGACTTCTACAACCTCGGCTGCTGA